TTTTCAGTCCCGGACCGGACCACCGAGCGGGTCGAGGTGGTACGGCCGCATCGCGCGCGGTCCGTCGCGGTAGACGTGCACGCTGATCGCCGGGTCCGGCCCGTCGTTGCGCACCTCGTGCACGTACCCGGGCCCGAACACGCGCGACTGCCCGGCGGCCAGCGCGTGCACCTCGGTGACCGCGCGGCCGTCGGGCGAACGGCGCGCGACGGTCTCGGTCAGCCGGCCCGACACGACCGTGAACGCGCCGGTCGAGAACTCGTGGTCGTGCAGGTCGGTGTGCTGGCCGGGCAGCCAGCTCAGCAGCCAGACCTCCTGGCCGGCACCGCGTTCCACGAGCGCGGAGAAGCGCTCGTCGGGGTCGTAACGCAGAAGGTTCGCCCAGCGTCCGCGGTCGGCGGCCACCTCGAGGGCGACGCGCACGGGGTGGCGCAGAGCGGGGTTCTCGGGACGCAGCAGGGTGTTGTCCGGGACGGCGAACATGGTCGTTCCTCGCAGGAGAAAAGGCGGAAAAAGCTGGGCCGGGGCTGAGGTCACCGACAACAGCGACACGACGGCATGACCGGGCGGAGGTCACAGGACCCCGGCCGCGCGGTCATCAGGCACATCGTCACGCCGACAGCGAACCAGCGCCGGCCCCGGCGGTCAACCGTTTCCCAGCCCCTGGGAGATCAGCTCCACTCGTGCTTCTGCGAACGCCCCAGCAGCTCGGCGCCGGCCTGGCGCGGGTCCACACCCTCGTGGCAGACGCGGTGCATCGCGTCGGTGATCGGCATGTCCACGCCCAGGCTGCGCGCCAGCTCGCGGATCGACGAGCACGACGCGACCCCCTCCGCGACCTGCCCGCCGGTGGCGGCCTGCGCCTGCTCCAGCGTGTCGCCGCGGCCCAGCCGTTCGCCGAAGGTCCGGTTGCGCGACAGCGGCGACGAGCACGTGGCCACCAGGTCGCCGACGCCGGCGAGACCCGCGAACGTGAGCGGGTCGGCGCCGAGCTTCGTGCCCAGGCGTGCCATCTCCGCGAGGCCGCGGGTGATCAGCGTCGCCATCGTGTTGGCCCCGAGGCCCAGGCCCGCGGCCATGCCGCAGCTGAGCGCGATCACGTTCTTGCACGCACCACCGAGCTCGCAGCCCACGACGTCGGTGTTGGTGTACGGGCGGAAGTACTGGTTCGAGCTCGCCCGCTGGATCGCCACCGCGCGCTCGTGGTCCGCACACGCCAGCACCGCCGCGGCCGGCTGCGCCGCGGCGATCTCCCGGGCCAGGTTCGGCCCGGAGACGACCACGATCTCGCCCGCGTCGACCTTCGCCAGCTCGGCGATCACCTCGCTCATCCGCTTGAGCGTGCCCAGCTCCACGCCCTTGGCCAGGCTCACGAGGATGGCCTCGGGCGGCAGCAGCGGCTGCCACGCCGTGAGGTTCTTGCGCAGGCTCTGGCTCGGCACGCCGAGGACCACGGCCTGCGCGCCCTCGAGCGCGGCCGCCGGATCGGCCGTCGCCGTGATGCGCTCGGGCAGCCGGGTGCCGGGCAGGTAGGACTCGTTCGAATGCCGCGTCGTGATCTCCTCGGCGACCGACTCGCGGCGCGCCCACATGGTCACGTCGCGGCCGGCGTCGCCGAGGACCTTGGCGAACGCCGTGCCCCACGAGCCGGCGCCGAGCACCGTCACCCGCTGGACGTCGGTGGCGAAGGCGGCCATCAGGCGCCGTCCTCCGGCTTCTTCACAGGCGGCTCCTCGTGGCGGATCTCGCCCAGCAGCCGGGTGACCTCGTCCATCATCAGCTTGGTGACCTCCCGCAGCGTCGCGGCGCTGCGGGGGTTGGCGTTCTCGTAGGCCGACAGGTCCAGCGGGTCGCCGATCAGGTGCGTCACGGTCTTGCGCGGGAACGGCGTGAACTTCTTCGTGTAGCCGTTGTAGATCTGGCTGGTGCCCCAGCGCGCGATCGGGATCACCGGGGCGTCGTTCTGCAGCGCCAGCCGCGCGACACCGGTGAACGACTCCTTGGGCCAGCCGGCCGGGTCCTTCGTGATCGTGCCCTCGGGGTAGATCACGACGATCTTGCCCTCGGCCAGCGCCTCGTGCGCGGCCCGGAGGCTGTCGCCCGCCGCGCTGGACTTGCGCGACACCGGAATCTGGCCCGACGAGGTCGCGATCTTCCCCAGGACCGGGACCTTGAGCAGGCTGTCTTTGAGGAAGAACCGCGGCACGCGCTTCTGGCGGTGCACGAACACCGCGTCCACCACCGGGTCGAGGTGGGAGATGTGGTTCAGCACGAGCACTGCCGGGCCCTGGCGCGGAATTTTCTCCGCGCCGAGGTACGACCGCTTCCCGATGCGGGTCAGCGGGTAGAACACGAACGCGGCCAACCCCACCCAGAAGCCGCCCTTCTCACGCCGTGCCAAGTCTCCTCCTCCGAACGATCCACTCCGCCAGATCCTGCCGCGCCCGGGTTCACGCAGTCCAGGGAGGGTGCGCTCACCACGCACCGCGGAGCTTTCGGGTAAAGATGGACAGGTGGACGTGGACCTGGTCGTGCCGTTGAAACACCCCCGCGTGGGCAAGTCGCGCCTGCGGGGCGCGGTCGTCGAGGCGGAGCACGCCGAACTCGTGCTGGCGCTGGCCTACGACACGCTGGCGGCGGTCACTTCGGTGGCCGGAGTGCGGCGCGTGCTCGTGGTGGCCGCGGACCCGGCGGCGGTGTCCGAACTGGCCGGTCTGGGCGTCGAGCTGGTGGCCGAACCGGGCGACGGCGGGCTGAACGAAGCCCTGCGTCACGGTGCGGCTCTGCTGCGCGACGGCGAGCCGGGCGGCATCGTCGGCGCCCTGCAGGCCGATCTGCCGGCCTTGCGCGCGGGTGATTTCGCCGCCGCGCTGGCCGAGGCGGCGGGGCGGCGCGCGTTCGTCGCCGACCACCAGGGCACGGGCACCACGCTGCTGCTGTCGGCTCCCGGCGCGCCGCTCGACCCGCGGTTCGGCGCCGCTTCCGCCCAGCGGCACACCGAATCCGGAGCCGTCCCGCTGGCCGGGGCGATGGTGTCGTTGCGCAGCGACGTGGACACTTCGGACGATCTCGAACACGTGCGCGTGCTCGGCGTCGGCAAACGCACGGCGGCGCTGCTG
The sequence above is a segment of the Amycolatopsis sp. 2-15 genome. Coding sequences within it:
- a CDS encoding cysteine dioxygenase — encoded protein: MFAVPDNTLLRPENPALRHPVRVALEVAADRGRWANLLRYDPDERFSALVERGAGQEVWLLSWLPGQHTDLHDHEFSTGAFTVVSGRLTETVARRSPDGRAVTEVHALAAGQSRVFGPGYVHEVRNDGPDPAISVHVYRDGPRAMRPYHLDPLGGPVRD
- a CDS encoding NAD(P)H-dependent glycerol-3-phosphate dehydrogenase, with the translated sequence MAAFATDVQRVTVLGAGSWGTAFAKVLGDAGRDVTMWARRESVAEEITTRHSNESYLPGTRLPERITATADPAAALEGAQAVVLGVPSQSLRKNLTAWQPLLPPEAILVSLAKGVELGTLKRMSEVIAELAKVDAGEIVVVSGPNLAREIAAAQPAAAVLACADHERAVAIQRASSNQYFRPYTNTDVVGCELGGACKNVIALSCGMAAGLGLGANTMATLITRGLAEMARLGTKLGADPLTFAGLAGVGDLVATCSSPLSRNRTFGERLGRGDTLEQAQAATGGQVAEGVASCSSIRELARSLGVDMPITDAMHRVCHEGVDPRQAGAELLGRSQKHEWS
- a CDS encoding lysophospholipid acyltransferase family protein, which produces MARREKGGFWVGLAAFVFYPLTRIGKRSYLGAEKIPRQGPAVLVLNHISHLDPVVDAVFVHRQKRVPRFFLKDSLLKVPVLGKIATSSGQIPVSRKSSAAGDSLRAAHEALAEGKIVVIYPEGTITKDPAGWPKESFTGVARLALQNDAPVIPIARWGTSQIYNGYTKKFTPFPRKTVTHLIGDPLDLSAYENANPRSAATLREVTKLMMDEVTRLLGEIRHEEPPVKKPEDGA
- the cofC gene encoding 2-phospho-L-lactate guanylyltransferase, translating into MDVDLVVPLKHPRVGKSRLRGAVVEAEHAELVLALAYDTLAAVTSVAGVRRVLVVAADPAAVSELAGLGVELVAEPGDGGLNEALRHGAALLRDGEPGGIVGALQADLPALRAGDFAAALAEAAGRRAFVADHQGTGTTLLLSAPGAPLDPRFGAASAQRHTESGAVPLAGAMVSLRSDVDTSDDLEHVRVLGVGKRTAALLPDETVPLG